A genomic segment from Thermodesulfobacteriota bacterium encodes:
- a CDS encoding electron transfer flavoprotein subunit beta/FixA family protein, whose protein sequence is MTDSGKRRLRRAVVAVKQVPDTTQVKVNPETGTLIREGVPFIVNPFDAHALEEALRLRDRWECEVVAVTMGPPNSVLALRRCLALGADRAVLVSDRAFGGADTLATSLVLAAAVRRVAAEWGRVDLVLCGKQTIDGDTAQVGPGLATRLGWSQLTLVDRFLEVSSETGTLTVRRKLEGRREVVRAPLPAVVTVVREINQPRYPTVPRRLEAEEAEIFVWDNGVLGLSPARVGLKGSPTSVKRIFAPERRLGEIVGDGEADPEGAVQELIRRLIERDVIAV, encoded by the coding sequence ATGACCGATAGCGGCAAGCGGCGCCTGCGGCGCGCGGTGGTAGCCGTAAAGCAGGTGCCCGACACGACCCAGGTGAAGGTGAACCCCGAGACCGGCACCCTGATCCGGGAAGGCGTCCCCTTCATCGTCAACCCCTTCGATGCCCACGCCCTGGAGGAAGCGCTGCGGCTCCGGGACCGGTGGGAGTGCGAGGTGGTGGCGGTCACCATGGGGCCCCCCAACTCGGTGCTGGCGCTGCGCCGCTGCCTCGCCCTGGGGGCCGACCGGGCCGTGCTCGTCTCCGACCGGGCCTTCGGGGGGGCCGACACCCTGGCCACGAGCCTCGTGCTGGCCGCCGCGGTGCGGCGGGTAGCTGCGGAGTGGGGCCGGGTGGATCTGGTGCTGTGCGGCAAGCAGACCATCGACGGCGACACCGCCCAGGTCGGGCCCGGGCTCGCCACCCGCCTGGGATGGAGTCAGCTCACCCTCGTGGACCGGTTCCTGGAGGTCTCTTCCGAGACCGGGACGCTCACCGTGCGCCGCAAACTCGAAGGCCGCCGGGAGGTAGTGCGGGCCCCCCTGCCCGCGGTGGTCACCGTGGTGCGCGAGATCAACCAGCCCCGCTACCCCACGGTGCCCCGGCGCCTGGAGGCCGAAGAGGCGGAGATCTTCGTGTGGGACAACGGCGTGCTGGGCCTTTCCCCCGCCCGGGTGGGGCTCAAGGGCTCGCCCACCAGCGTCAAGCGCATCTTCGCTCCAGAGAGGCGCCTGGGGGAGATCGTTGGGGATGGGGAGGCGGACCCCGAGGGTGCCGTCCAGGAGCTCATCCGCAGGCTCATCGAGCGCGACGTGATCGCGGTGTAG